The window AAGTTGTTGGTGGGGAACAAATGTGATCTGACCACAAAGAAAGTAGTAGACTATACAACAGCAAAGGTATGTTGATGTTAATATATACTTGCTTGGTTGAACACCTAGTCTGGATCATAATGTGCTTGAGTAAGTTCTGGTGTAGGGATGCATCTTGGTACATAGATGTCAATGTGCCCTAAATGCCAGCAGCATAATGAGCCCTTGAGTACTCCAGTGCAAGTGACGAAACTGGAGTTTAGAAGTGGGATGGTGATCTAGGAACTTGTGGTTTTTATGGAGGTGTGCCAGGTTACAAGGTGAGGTATAAACTTACTATATGCTGTTTCTCAATTGCAGGAATTTGCGGATTCTCTTGGAATTCCATTTTTGGAAACCAGTGCAAAGAATGCCACAAATGTAGAACAGTCTTTCATGACCATGGCTGCTGAGATTAAAAAACGAATGGGTCCTGGAGCTACAGCTGGTGGTGCAGAGAAGTCCAATGTTAAAATTCAGAGCACTCCAGTCAAGCAGTCTAGTGGAGGTTGCTGCTAAAACTTGCCTCCCCCCTTTTGTCTCACAACAATGAATTTGCAATCTGaacccaagtgaaaaaaaaaattgcctgaatTGTACTGTATGTAGCTGCACTACAACAGATTCTTACCGTCTCCACAAAGGTCAGAGATTGTAAATGGTCAATACTGACTTTTTTTATTCCCTTGACTCAAGACAGCtaacttcattttcagaactgtttTAAACCTTTGTGTGCTGGTTTATAAACGTGTAATCCTTGTTGCTTTTCCTGATACCAGACTGTTTCCTGTGGTTGGTTaggatgtatttttgttttgatgtttCTATTGGCATGTTTAGATGTCAGGTTTAGTCTTCTGAAGATGAAGTTTAGCCATTTTGTATCAAACAGCACAACAGTGTCTGTCACTTTCCATGCATAAAATTTAGTAAGATATATGTAAGATCTGATTTACTAGTTCCTTCTTGTAGAATTATAAATGGAAAGATCACACTATCTGATTAATAGTTTCTTCATACTCTGCATATAATTTGTGGCTGCAGAATATTGTAATTTGTTGCACAATATGtaacaaaactgaagaaatgtTTAATAAATATTGTACTTATTGGAAGTAATATCAAACTGTATGGTGATAAATATTGTCTTAATTTGTATGGCTAAGGGGGAAATCAGGCTTGCATTGTGCACAAAACATATCTTTGTGCAGCCATGGCACTCAGCCCCTCTAGTAGACCAGATAACTTCCCCAGAAGTAAAACTAGTGACTATGGCCGAAAAGACTGAGTTGTCATGGTGCTTAAGGCATATATCCTGTACCTGGAACACCCAGCTAATGTTCATGGAGGCATAATGCATTCTGAATGTACAGCAGCTCCCTATCTTAGTCTTGGAACTTAATTTATTTCTCAAGGACTTGATTTAGGGATTCTTGTCTGCTCTGTGTAGTAGGGGAGAACAGTATTTTCTGAACATGAATGACTTCAAAGTAACCTTGAGGTGGTGTGACTCTACCAGTACATTTTGTCTTTTCTATATACTGTTACTTCCATCCTCTTTTAATCAATACTCTTCTGACTTAGTGCAACAGCTTAGTTCCTATTCTGTTATGCATAAAGGCATCAGAAGGATGAAATGGGGACAAGTGATCTTACTGGTCAAGTAAGACCCCACACCAGACTGTTGCGCAAAGTAGGCGCTATTTCAAACAATTTGGAACTAACCAGCAGCCAAGAGGTTTTGGTCAGTGTGTGATTCTTTGTACAGAGCTAATCAAATCATTAGTGCCTGATGTCTAGCTAAAAGCCACAGGAAAGCTAGCCTATAACACTTCCTATACATGTAAAATTGTTCAGCTTTATCTAAACTCAAATGTTCAGCCTATTCTGTAAATAGTCTCATGTTTGAAAGACCATGTAACATTCCCCTAGTAGTAAATACACCCTGTGATAGTAAAACTATAGCCTAAGTATGTTGTGAGGTATAAACTAAAACTGGTGCAAATATCCTCTTTTTTTTGGTTGGGGGGGGAACTTTGGCTAACAGCTTTCTTCAACATAGTTGCATCAATCAACAGGCAATTGTAATACATAAAAGTATTGTCATGGTTAAGTTGAACTCTTCCACTTGAGACCTTCACAATAAAGTGATGTGCTTTCTATTAGAGATGTGCTTGTTGGTATAATTCATTATATGTGACTCGCTCCTAGGAAGCTGGAGCAGTAGGAGTAGGGAGTGCTGCTAAGATCAGGAAGTGAACAGATGGAGGTGTGTTGAGGGTAAAACATCTTCCCTTCAGAGAACTGCACAAATGAACTTAAATGTCAAGATGCCTGCTACATACTATCCAAAACAATGTTAATATATACAGTAATAAAAGCATTGCAAAACCAACTTGGGCTATACCAGTTGTtcagtggttttttgtttttgttttttttttactaagtcATTACTGTGTTAATGTGCTGGTACTGTTAAGTGCTAGAGCCTGGGGAGAGGTTGGAGTTGCACTGAGGAGTGAAGACTAGGCCTAAAAATCAGAGGCAGGGGAACAGTGCCTGGAACTGTAGCCTCACCTAAGAGTTAAGATGTTAAGTAGCTTTAACATGTTGTGTCAGGTTTAAGACTCAAAGTGGTAGCAAACAGGCACCAGTAGCTTATTTCTTGTGTTCAAGATAGGTGGTAGCATTCACTGTGCATGAAAAGCCTGGACCTCTTCTGCTCCAGGCTTCTTCTAACTAAGGGTCCCCCTGAATGCCCATAGGTATGAGAGGTAGTGGAGGTGACTCCAAAGAGTAACCATTTGCTTGTGCCTTTTTGACCTTCGGCTGATCTATATGAATGGTCACCTGTGACTTAGCAATACAAGCTAGTCATTTAAGTTGAGGGGATGGAATAggggggagtgtgtgtgtatatatattttaataaagcaTTTGAGATGGTGCAGTTTTCAAACCTAAACTATTCAGAGGTGGTTAATTGCTTTAGTTTAACTGTGCTTTTTACACAAagttcacttctctcttttcTGTTCACAAGAATGGGAGGAAATGATGCATTCTTCATGAGAACATGAGGATAACTATTTAGTTTAAAGGTTAAGTAAAACAAAAGTACCAACACTCTCTAATTGGCTGTAACTTTTTTAGACACTTATCCTGTTAAGCTTCTTTAGATGTgctgttttctctttcagaaaacatCTAGAGCTCCTTTCTGACTGTTTTGTGAGTACTGATGAACATTAGCTGTAAGGAGGCACAAACCTTGCACAGGGAAGCAGCACAACATTAACTTACTGAACTGCTGCAAATAACAGGTAACAGCAGTTCATGAAGAGCTTGGTTCTTGCATGGGAGCACACACCTGTAGGTATTATTTTAATCAGGATTCACATAAAGTATTGGACCTTTGCATTTATACATAACAAAACTGAAAGTTAAAATACACAGCCTCTGCTTCAGTAGTGAATGGTAGTTTATAAACAAGAGTTCACTTTGCTCCCGGGAACCAGAAGTAGTTGATACTTCTTGGCTTCTAGCACTTAATTTTAGAGtataaatgaacaaacaaaaaagccccaccTCTATTAAAATCACACAGCTTTACTTAAAACAGTTGCATTGCAAACTATGGATTACTCTGTTAAAAAACATTATGTTCCTGATACTTTGCTAATGCATGGAACGAGCCACTTCTATAAAAAGGAAAGCtacataaacaaaacaaaccaccgAAGGCCAGCTGTACATTCCTTACTCACAGAGCTCCCCAACTTAGTCAGCAACATTAAACAGAACTACCAGTAGCCAGATAACTTCTGTACAGCTTGCCTTTCTCAAgcaacagtaaaaaacaaacagaaatcagcCCGGCAGGGGGGCTAATCCCATACACAGTGATTATATGTATTTTGGCATCTCTATGAGAGTTGAAAGTAGTGTTTTGTTCCTtgctggaattcatctcacccATCCAGAGACTGGCTAACAAATCCCATGTCTGCTAGAGGCATtgcctgaaaaaaatgaaaagttggTTACGATGAGGTGGCTGCAATCCTTAAAGGTAAAGGGCATATTTAAATCACCACATGAGCTTGCTAGAGTATAAAATACAGCTATGTACCTCTaccccttaaaaaacaaaaaaacaaaaaaccacctaCTTAATTCATTGTTACTCCCATCTAAATCTTCAGAAAGAACTTTGCCTGTTTGCAACCCAAACTTTAACGGTGTTCTGTGGAGCAGGCCAAGGAGAAATCGCCAGTTTGAGatactgctgggggggggggggggaatgtgttGCACGCGTTTCCTGCACAAATCTGAGCAGATCACtctgctgtgtcttcttcctcaacCACCGCTCAATACACCCCCCCCCACTTACTCTAACGCTGCTGTCATTCTCGTCTGAAACACTTTTGTCACTGCAGAGTTTTACTTGAAGCAAGATAGTCAAGACATCAGCAAACAAGTTTCTAGCCCATATTTTAAACCTGACTTTTCTTGTCCATTATTACATGCAAATAGactcttttctttgaaaaaaagcccaaacatcccagcctctccctccacTGCCCAAGTGATTTCCGTAAAGCGGACGTCTGCGCTTGGGCTGCTGACGTCACCTCCAACGTGAGCGCCGGCACCCTGCCTTAGCATTTACCTGCCTGCTCACCTTCTCAGCAGTCCCCTTTGGAGATCCTGGCATGGCTCCTGTCATGCTCCTCCGGTTTCAGCAACTGGCTCGCTAACTcaccctgccttttttttttttttttttaatttttttttttcccccctctcctgccacctaTCTCACATTGCTGCATCTTGTTCACCTGAAAACTACAGGCGTCCACTGTGAGATTGCCTTTGGTCTCCTCTCCCTTTAGCCTTTTCAAACATCAGATTAAAATAAAGACTGATTGACAGAGTGTGCTAATAATCTAAGTGCTTCTCTTCTACGCCGCCCTCTCTTCCACCGCCACAAAAAAAAGGCTGGCTTGCTCCCTTGCTTACCCATTTAGCTTCTTTTGCCTGAGCAGGTGTTTGCCGCACGCTGACGTCCTTTATCACATCCTCGCCCTGCAGGGGCTCCACAGCAGCTAGAACTGACTTGTACCAGTGCGCCATGTGGTTTTCCAGCTCTTCTGATTGTTTTGCAATCAGATCCAGGGTGTCTTTTaaagctggaaaaacaaaaagcatggaCTGAGGCAGTATTAACATGATAATCCAGTCTGGAGGAGCAATACAGAGGAGTTCCACTTGCCCGAGACAGATCTTTGAAGCAAATCGACTTCTAGAAATTCATCAGCTGATCTCAATCCCTTCCAAATGGTGATGCAATGttatgggggggggaaggggagggggcacCTAGGAGGCTCCAAGTTGAGACTGAAAAATCTAGAAAAAGGCACTCCTAAAGTTGTGCTCAAAGGCAACTACAGGAGGAGGAAACTTCCCTTGGGgctgtggaagaaaaatccatccgTAATGCGAAACTAGACCACAACTGAACACACCTTCGCCGACTGTACAAAGGTGGTGTTGGCCACAGCCAGTTGCTCACACGCGCTCATGCCCCTTCCCACGGGGGCCTCGCAGGGGCACCCCACTGCCCCTTCCGTTTCGGTTCTCGTGTGCCTTGGAGTTCCTGCAGCTCGTCCTAAAAGAGAAACCGGAGCAGACCGCGTGGCCCTTCCTTAAGGAATACACTCCCAGGTACGTGCGCAGAATACGCCAACTCAGTGGAGCGGCTGCTCCAGGCTGCCTGTTCACAGCTCCCGTAACACCAAATTGCTGCAGGTGCCAGGCCCGGGGTTCCCAGAGTGCAAACGAGGTGTAAAAATCACCTGCTCCTGAGCTGCAAGAAAGAATTGCCTCCTACCTAGCTCAAGATTTACAGCCTttccagagcccagcaggagctggccAGGCTGCAGTTAAGATAAAAATCAAAGGAGTCACATGGAAGTAAAAAAGGCAGGTTCACTGCCATTGCCAACAGCGCCTCAGGACAGGCAGGACATTCCCAATCTCCACTTTCCACCAGCTCTGCTCGTGGGGAAAAAGgacagggaagagcagcagccGCCCCCTGAATGGGAAACGGCCCCTGCCATTAGCCGAGACGCAGAAGAAAGACCGAGCCGCGCTGCCAGCACAGCGGGTGGCAGGTCAGCCAGAGCGTCCCCGCGGGTGTAACGCCCTGCGCGGCTCCTGCCAAGTAATTGCGGGAGACGAAGATGTGACACAGCGACCCCGGAGCAGCTCCGTGTCTACGCGGGTGCCAGCAAGCGGCACAAACACATCGATCAGCCGCGCACCTGGCGAGCACTGGTGATTGACGGCGCGGCGCAAGGAAAGCGGGGCAAAGTTAAGGCCCGCGGCAGCTGCCAGCTCTGAAAGTGCTGGCGAGTTAATAGCTTCTCTGGAGTCAAACCACCAAGTCATCCTCCCTCCTGGGAAAACTCCCAGACAGCGACTGAGGAAGCTTCATTAGACTGCTGCCTGCTAAATAGTCCTGTTTGGTGTTCATCTAGGCGGCTTCTGTCATCTGCTTAAAATCCCTCTGCGTGCCGACAAAACTGCTGAACGGCAAAATCTGCTCCCCCTCCATCCCTGCACACGGGGACACAGACCAGCCCCGAAGTCTCAGAGGGCAGATGCCACAACCAGCGTCACCGGCTGCATCCCCTACCAGCCCCTCGGGTCCCGTGCGTCGAAACGCGCGTTCCCCTCATCACGGATGAGAAACGCTCCTGCTCACCTGGCGAATTCGATGCCATGCACTGCAGCAGAGCTTCGCCCCTGTGCAACACGCTCTCCGTCAGACCTCGGTGATCAGCCACGTCTTTCTTGAACTCCTGGGAAGGCAAAGAGGTAGCGTCATTTAGAAGCGCTTTGGGCAGCCTGGACCACAGGGACCTTGGTTTGACACGGGCCATTCTGGTTTAAGGCGCTTGATTCGTTCAAAGCATTCTGCAGACATCGTCTCGTCCTCACAACCGCCTCTGGGAAGCGGCTGGCCAGCACCACCCAGAGAGAGCAGACTCCTGCTGCAGTCAAGCTAGTTTCTCAGGCCCAGAGTGGCTACGCGGCTGGCAAGGAATCCGTCAGACGCAGAGACTCGCATCGCCTGCGCCGCGGGCTGGCGCGCCGAGTGGATCAAGGCCAGGGAAAAGCAGTTCTGCCCTCGGCACCGAGGGGGAAAAGGGCACTGCTATACCTACCAAGTAACGGTGCACGGACGCCTTCACGCTCCAAACGCCTGGCGCGGGCGGCACCCACTTGTCTGCGACCTCTGCTAATTTGTACAGCCAACGAATTAGCTCTTCCAGCTGACAGCAAAACATCTGCTTAAGGAATCAAAATAAGAGGCATCACTTAGCTATTCCTGTAACAGAGGAAGCACAGGCGCATCAGCACGCGAGCGAGCGGCGCTTCGGACAGCACctgccgctacagccctgctctCCTCGGGTGCCAGCGGCATCCCCGccgccctcctctccccaccgccTCCGACGAGCGGCCGGCCGGCGCACCCAAAGCGAACACACTGAACCTGCAAGCtggcaggggaaggaaaaaaaaccatcaCCACACGGCATGACTTTGCGAGCAAAAACATCCCTAAACTCAGAAAACTGAGGGTCTACGGAAAACAAAGTAGTCGAGCAAATTCAGTTTAAGCAGCGTACCCCAAAGCAGGGTGTGTGCACGACTGTGGAAGGTCACTAATAAATGCTCTGAGAAGGTCTCAGAAGCCAAGGGCATCGCCCTGGAGGAAGGGTTTTCTCTCTCCACCATCCCCCTGCGGGAGggaggccttcctcctcacaGAAAACCAGAGCTACCGAGTTAATTAGCAATGCCttttcccggggggggggggggggggggtcctgtctAGCTCAGTTAAGTGCTTTCACTTCTTTTTAAAGTGTCTCAGTAAGGAATTATTTTTGTAAGGTGCTGGGTAAAACCAAGGGGCCTCTGCTCCCAAAGTCAAATTCCAGCCTTGCCACTTTAATGAAAGTTCAGGAAAGTGCCACCAGCTCTGCATCTGGtttaaagataataataataataataaaaaaaatcctatccaGCCCATACATTTAAAAGCAGAACATAATTTTGGCAATTTTTGGTTCGGGAAGGTGAATCGCCGTTTTTCCGCCAAGTCCACCTCCGTGATACCGAGCCCTGGGAGAAACAGgtctggaaagcaaggcattaAAATGCAAAGAATCTGTTTATACTACCGCTCCTGCTGGTACAAAGTGTTATGGGAAAAAATCCAAGGCAGATACGCTGCTCTGCATTTCAGCACGACCGAGCCCCATCTCAAGCCCTCCCAACTGCCTTTAGGTGGATGCAGACCATTAACAGGGATACTCCAGACACCAGAAGGGCGGCGAGGCCAGAAAACCCTTTACTGCCAGAGGTTCTTGCTCCATCAAAAGAAATCATCTGCTCCGGTGAGCCGCCCTGTATAAATTACTACCAGCTGCCAGGAAACAAACATCACGCACAAGACGTTGGGAAGAAGCGAGAGCTAAACAAGGCACATTTTATGCGAGATCTTCCCATGGCGAGCTTCAATTCCTGGCCGCAGCCTACCTTAATGCACTGTGCAAGGGACTCGCTGTGCCGGCCCTTCTCTTCAGGAGACCCTCTGACCTGCAGCTCGTTCAGGTAGCTCCCATCCAAGGCGGCCCCGATACTGGCAGGGAGATCGGGTCTCCGCGGAGGATCGCTACAGTGCTGCCTACACAGTTCGGTGGTTTCCCCGCTGGGCTCTCGAGAGCTGTACGACTGACACAGCCCACCGCAATCCTCACTTCCCTCGCTGCCGGCTTCTCCGAAAGCCACCGACTCGGATGAAAGGGGCTCCTTGCTGTCACCATAACAAGGAAGACTTTGGCGGTCTTGCCCAGGTGTCCTTACAGTTAAGGAAAGATCAGACAGATACTGAGCCAGACTTTCCAACTCCCGGAGTCTTGGGGGCAGCGACAGGAACTCTTCATCACCTTCCCACTCTTTTCTTAGGGGGAGCATTTGCACTGTAGGTAAAAACCGATGAGCACTTTTTTCCTTTCCGTTGTACTTTGAAAAGGAGGTCTCTCTGGTACACCAGCTTCTCCCAGCCACATCAGGGTGATCAAGTGACCGTGGCCCAGCTGACTCCATCATTAAACCCTTAGCAAAACCTCTAGAAACACCTGCTTTGCCAGCAGAGGAAGCACTTTTTGCAAAAGATGCTTTTGCAATAGGTGAGGGTTCATAGTAAGATGCAGATCCTAAACAGCCTGGTTTTCTAGACACTGGGGTAGAGAATCTTTCTGCAGAGACCGCAAACTCCTTATGCAGATTTTCTCTGCTTCCCTGAGCCTGCCTACCTTGGCCGCGCATGCTGGCAGACGTCAGAGTGCCCTCGGGAGAAACAGAGAAGCTGTCCACATCTATTCCTGAGTCATGGAGGAAAGGTTCTGGTGTCTTTCCAAGCTTGTATCTTGGCTTTAACGGATAAGCATAATCAAGCAAGTCCTCATATTCTTTATTAGGGTCCCAGTGAGGAGACTGGCGGTCTGGAGACGGGGGTAACGAATCAGGTATCGCACAGGCCCAGTAATCAGCCTGGAAGGACGACATCTTTCTCACACGCTCCATGGTAACACAGTCATCCAGGAGAGGACTTAACGGCTTGCGTGCACGCAGCAGCCTGTCTTCTGTCGGGCTGGATTGATGGCGCAGGTCCCAAGAGGTGATGGCTGCAGGAGGCACGTCCACGCCAGCTGCTAAGCTTTGGGATCGCTTCATCTCCTGCTGCTTGCAGATGCTGTTTTCTTCTAAAGACAGAGTGGAAAAGCTGGATCTGGAATGGCTCCGGAGGGTGTTCTCAGGGCTGAGGGTGGTTTTATTTGGTAAGGACCCCAGGgtggaggagaaaggggagaggGACCTGTGGCTCCACTGGCTGGTACTGATATCATGACAGAAGTCGGAGATGCCAGTCtcttctgcagagctctgcaagTTGGGAGCGCTGGATGCCGGCTCTGA is drawn from Apteryx mantelli isolate bAptMan1 chromosome 3, bAptMan1.hap1, whole genome shotgun sequence and contains these coding sequences:
- the CEP68 gene encoding centrosomal protein of 68 kDa isoform X1, with amino-acid sequence MSLHIMSSQGSAPSFKGSAASMALDVERSPSEASLSGKPRHYGGWNYADVETDYPELVNGVRRRLDAEEVRSSPKGTERMAMSGRGRLVSGVTQRDSSYCREAPLPSASRLSGAKANYVERQPFVSRTTPGSDLSRHVSHHFLSSEEQQQMKMGCSEPASSAPNLQSSAEETGISDFCHDISTSQWSHRSLSPFSSTLGSLPNKTTLSPENTLRSHSRSSFSTLSLEENSICKQQEMKRSQSLAAGVDVPPAAITSWDLRHQSSPTEDRLLRARKPLSPLLDDCVTMERVRKMSSFQADYWACAIPDSLPPSPDRQSPHWDPNKEYEDLLDYAYPLKPRYKLGKTPEPFLHDSGIDVDSFSVSPEGTLTSASMRGQGRQAQGSRENLHKEFAVSAERFSTPVSRKPGCLGSASYYEPSPIAKASFAKSASSAGKAGVSRGFAKGLMMESAGPRSLDHPDVAGRSWCTRETSFSKYNGKEKSAHRFLPTVQMLPLRKEWEGDEEFLSLPPRLRELESLAQYLSDLSLTVRTPGQDRQSLPCYGDSKEPLSSESVAFGEAGSEGSEDCGGLCQSYSSREPSGETTELCRQHCSDPPRRPDLPASIGAALDGSYLNELQVRGSPEEKGRHSESLAQCIKQMFCCQLEELIRWLYKLAEVADKWVPPAPGVWSVKASVHRYLEFKKDVADHRGLTESVLHRGEALLQCMASNSPALKDTLDLIAKQSEELENHMAHWYKSVLAAVEPLQGEDVIKDVSVRQTPAQAKEAKWAMPLADMGFVSQSLDG
- the CEP68 gene encoding centrosomal protein of 68 kDa isoform X3, which encodes MSLHIMSSQGSAPSFKGSAASMALDVERSPSEASLSGKPRHYGGWNYADVETDYPELVNGVRRRLDAEEVRSSPKGTERMAMSGRGRLVSGVTQRDSSYCREAPLPSASRLSGAKANYVERQPFVSRTTPGSDLSRHVSHHFLSSEEQQMKMGCSEPASSAPNLQSSAEETGISDFCHDISTSQWSHRSLSPFSSTLGSLPNKTTLSPENTLRSHSRSSFSTLSLEENSICKQQEMKRSQSLAAGVDVPPAAITSWDLRHQSSPTEDRLLRARKPLSPLLDDCVTMERVRKMSSFQADYWACAIPDSLPPSPDRQSPHWDPNKEYEDLLDYAYPLKPRYKLGKTPEPFLHDSGIDVDSFSVSPEGTLTSASMRGQGRQAQGSRENLHKEFAVSAERFSTPVSRKPGCLGSASYYEPSPIAKASFAKSASSAGKAGVSRGFAKGLMMESAGPRSLDHPDVAGRSWCTRETSFSKYNGKEKSAHRFLPTVQMLPLRKEWEGDEEFLSLPPRLRELESLAQYLSDLSLTVRTPGQDRQSLPCYGDSKEPLSSESVAFGEAGSEGSEDCGGLCQSYSSREPSGETTELCRQHCSDPPRRPDLPASIGAALDGSYLNELQVRGSPEEKGRHSESLAQCIKQMFCCQLEELIRWLYKLAEVADKWVPPAPGVWSVKASVHRYLEFKKDVADHRGLTESVLHRGEALLQCMASNSPALKDTLDLIAKQSEELENHMAHWYKSVLAAVEPLQGEDVIKDVSVRQTPAQAKEAKWAMPLADMGFVSQSLDG
- the CEP68 gene encoding centrosomal protein of 68 kDa isoform X2 — translated: MSLHIMSSQGSAPSFKGSAASMALDVERSPSEASLSGKPRHYGGWNYADVETDYPELVNGVRRRLDAEEVRSSPKGTERMAMSGRGRLVSGVTQRDSSYCREAPLPSASRLSGAKANYVERQPFVSRTTPGSDLSRHVSHHFLSSEEQQQMKMGCSEPASSAPNLQSSAEETGISDFCHDISTSQWSHRSLSPFSSTLGSLPNKTTLSPENTLRSHSRSSFSTLSLEENSICKQQEMKRSQSLAAGVDVPPAAITSWDLRHQSSPTEDRLLRARKPLSPLLDDCVTMERVRKMSSFQADYWACAIPDSLPPSPDRQSPHWDPNKEYEDLLDYAYPLKPRYKLGKTPEPFLHDSGIDVDSFSVSPEGTLTSASMRGQGRQAQGSRENLHKEFAVSAERFSTPVSRKPGCLGSASYYEPSPIAKASFAKSASSAGKAGVSRGFAKGLMMESAGPRSLDHPDVAGRSWCTRETSFSKYNGKEKSAHRFLPTVQMLPLRKEWEGDEEFLSLPPRLRELESLAQYLSDLSLTVRTPGQDRQSLPCYGDSKEPLSSESVAFGEAGSEGSEDCGGLCQSYSSREPSGETTELCRQHCSDPPRRPDLPASIGAALDGSYLNELQVRGSPEEKGRHSESLAQCIKMFCCQLEELIRWLYKLAEVADKWVPPAPGVWSVKASVHRYLEFKKDVADHRGLTESVLHRGEALLQCMASNSPALKDTLDLIAKQSEELENHMAHWYKSVLAAVEPLQGEDVIKDVSVRQTPAQAKEAKWAMPLADMGFVSQSLDG
- the CEP68 gene encoding centrosomal protein of 68 kDa isoform X4, coding for MALDVERSPSEASLSGKPRHYGGWNYADVETDYPELVNGVRRRLDAEEVRSSPKGTERMAMSGRGRLVSGVTQRDSSYCREAPLPSASRLSGAKANYVERQPFVSRTTPGSDLSRHVSHHFLSSEEQQQMKMGCSEPASSAPNLQSSAEETGISDFCHDISTSQWSHRSLSPFSSTLGSLPNKTTLSPENTLRSHSRSSFSTLSLEENSICKQQEMKRSQSLAAGVDVPPAAITSWDLRHQSSPTEDRLLRARKPLSPLLDDCVTMERVRKMSSFQADYWACAIPDSLPPSPDRQSPHWDPNKEYEDLLDYAYPLKPRYKLGKTPEPFLHDSGIDVDSFSVSPEGTLTSASMRGQGRQAQGSRENLHKEFAVSAERFSTPVSRKPGCLGSASYYEPSPIAKASFAKSASSAGKAGVSRGFAKGLMMESAGPRSLDHPDVAGRSWCTRETSFSKYNGKEKSAHRFLPTVQMLPLRKEWEGDEEFLSLPPRLRELESLAQYLSDLSLTVRTPGQDRQSLPCYGDSKEPLSSESVAFGEAGSEGSEDCGGLCQSYSSREPSGETTELCRQHCSDPPRRPDLPASIGAALDGSYLNELQVRGSPEEKGRHSESLAQCIKQMFCCQLEELIRWLYKLAEVADKWVPPAPGVWSVKASVHRYLEFKKDVADHRGLTESVLHRGEALLQCMASNSPALKDTLDLIAKQSEELENHMAHWYKSVLAAVEPLQGEDVIKDVSVRQTPAQAKEAKWAMPLADMGFVSQSLDG